The genomic stretch CTTACATTGTAAGGTTATTCACCGACTCAGAATTTTGTCACAACAACTGAACATTGCTGTGGTCACAGTCATCCATCAGCCcaattttgagatattttctCAGTTCCacaatgtgtacatcttatcCAACGTTGGTAGATGTATTTTTACTGGATCGCCAAAGACATTGCAAGAACGTTTAACCGCCTACAATTATCAAATTTCTAATTCAAATCCAGCTGATGTTATCATTTTCGTTGCTTCTTGTATTAGCGAAGAAGATGAGGAGGATTTAGTGGAGCCAATGCATGCTAGTGTTGAAGAGATTTCCTACAAAAAATTAGAGGACGCGCAACGAGACTGCGAAGAAATGATAAAACAAGTGGCAGAAGATTGGCCCAAAAATCTACTCACTTTGTCAGGTATTGAAATCGAAAAGTATGGACTGTGCACTTCACCTGAATCATTCAGAATGCACACGCTCTGGGTATTGATGAAGAGAACCTTCATTACGTCGCTGTTAAGACAAAAACGATTGATCCTAATCCGATTGGCATTGCATCTGCTTGTGGCGGTAGTATTGGattttttatatcatttttcaatcaataatTACTCGCGATACCTTTATTAGGTAGTATTGGCAGCCCTTTACAATCGCAGTTTAGGCAAAACGGGAGACTGTTATGTTGTAGTACACAATAGTACCAGTTTGTGTAAATCCGAAAACATTGAACACAATCTGCGAAAAGAAAGCGATCCCGGTCAAAACGTTAAATTCCAATTCTTCAGCTTGCTATTTCTTATGTTTGCTGCTTTGATGCCTACTGTACTCACATTTCCAGTTGAAATTAAGGTTAGTTGAGTCATCGTAATTTCGTGTTGTAGCTTTGAAGAGCTTTCACTAGCTTTGggctttttttgttgttgatactATTGAACATAAAAGAAGTTCATAGCTCACGAACGTTCTTACAAGGTAACACAGAAGACAGAAATCACTTTACGTTAGTTTAACTCGTTTCTTTCATAATATTGTTCCAGCTATTCATCAATGAGCACCGTAACGGATGGTACAATACTTCATTTTACTACATTTCAAAGACGCTGATCGAAATTCCAGTTCAATTGctcttttcattttgcttcGTATACTTTTTGTACTGGTACAGTGAACAAATCGACGTAACTTGGCGATTCAACTGCTTTTTGGCGGTGACGATAGTTAGTGGTTTCATTGCACAAGGTTTTGGCTTTCTAATCGGAGTTCTATGTGTCAATTCGTTTTCTATGGCAATCATACTTTCCAGTACTGTGTTGCTATTCCAGTTTTTATTCTCCGGCTTTTTTGTGAAGATATTGCAGATGAGTGTTTACACGAAATGGGTTACCTACTTTTCATTCGTCCGATTCAGTTTCGAGTCGCTGCTGATCATTTTATATGGCGAGAATCGCTGTCAAAGTCCATCCAAGTCAAGTATTATGTACACATTTGATCTGCACGATGACAATTTGATTTCGAATACATTTTGGATTGCGTGCCATCTCATTGCCACTCGGCTATTGGCATATCTCTTACTTCGGAATTTAGCAGATGAAGCGATGTTATCCAGAACACTCAGTTGGGAAGTTGTGTCGCAGTCAATTACGACGAGATACAAACACGTTCGACAGCGCTTTCGTTTTGGCCGTTCGAATTCAAATTATCAAAGAGAATACCATTTGTAGACGCCCGTACGAAGGAAGCAAATTTCATAGCGATTTTTACTCGATGTGCTCTAAATTGCCTTAAATATGTATACAAGGATAAAAGTTAGATTTGCTTTAAGCTTTTTATAATAAGAATTCTTCGTAACATTAAAGCTACATTGCAAGATAAAACAGtcgtgaaatgaaaattttgactctAAATGTATGTCTTAATAGTCGGGTTCCTTGAtagcaaattttctttttcaacaaTCGACTTTTTCAGTACAATTCGGGTGAACGGAGCCATTTTTCTGAAACAAGGGCCTGGTGCCTGGACTACATTGTCAGTATTTCATTTAACTGCTGAGTGTATACTGATAAAGTTTTGCTCAATTGTTGATATGTATCCAACTTTGATATTATATCCAAATCTGTgaaattcacaattttgtcaattaacTACAATATAACTTGCGTAGAATAAATATTGTTgcagattttgtattaaaataaTAGTTTTTGATCGAATTAACAAGTTCTTTTGTTGTTCCAATCATCAAGTTACTACCATAAGCTCATACATACCGTTCGATCACCGTGGAACACCCAGCTGCGTCGTTTCAAGCCGTTTCAAATCGACATTTTAGCCCGGAAAGGAAAGATTATTCTTGGTCAGCGTAATTAATACGAACTAATTTATTTACACTTGCCAAAtcatgaaaacactgaatatcacgcgtcaaaacttatcgaaaatcacacttttttagttctctctcagcagaccttgcaaacaggtctagggatccaggcgatgttttccttaatggtggagtttgttt from Bradysia coprophila strain Holo2 unplaced genomic scaffold, BU_Bcop_v1 contig_138, whole genome shotgun sequence encodes the following:
- the LOC119073477 gene encoding ATP-binding cassette sub-family G member 4-like, with the translated sequence MSQLLADDSIALVWEGLCYEDAPSFLEEITAKCRSFKTKKRRQILNELNGYLKFGELTALMGPSGAGKSTLLNCLTQGESYEGTDGRIAVAKAEMRSVFITQNERDHLLFNLTVFESMYYASEMKNPPSTTTSQHIAIVKRLLDDLDLEKVENVMIAQCSGGQKKRIAIALELTAITKPNFVFLDEPTSGLDSHSGFNVIHRLRILSQQLNIAVVTVIHQPNFEIFSQFHNVYILSNVGRCIFTGSPKTLQERLTAYNYQISNSNPADVIIFVASCISEEDEEDLVEPMHASVEEISYKKLEDAQRDCEEMIKQVAEDWPKNLLTLSGIEIEKYGLCTSPESFRMHTLWVLMKRTFITSLLRQKRLILIRLALHLLVAVVLAALYNRSLGKTGDCYVVVHNSTSLCKSENIEHNLRKESDPGQNVKFQFFSLLFLMFAALMPTVLTFPVEIKLFINEHRNGWYNTSFYYISKTLIEIPVQLLFSFCFVYFLYWYSEQIDVTWRFNCFLAVTIVSGFIAQGFGFLIGVLCVNSFSMAIILSSTVLLFQFLFSGFFVKILQMSVYTKWVTYFSFVRFSFESLLIILYGENRCQSPSKSSIMYTFDLHDDNLISNTFWIACHLIATRLLAYLLLRNLADEAMLSRTLSWEVVSQSITTRYKHVRQRFRFGRSNSNYQREYHL